One part of the Neoarius graeffei isolate fNeoGra1 chromosome 2, fNeoGra1.pri, whole genome shotgun sequence genome encodes these proteins:
- the LOC132882187 gene encoding 4-galactosyl-N-acetylglucosaminide 3-alpha-L-fucosyltransferase 9-like: MKFEHPVGYQLIILVLFTLLCLEGLVYLLYMSSRSLHLGNNEMPKCNIVKKEEEDTVVLIWSWPFGHWHNLGTHKLCSKLFNIMGCRLTDDRGEYDKVHGVIFHHRDIYDNVFELLGMRRPPLQKWVWMNMESPRNSERQAEFDGLFNLTASYRRDSDIWVPYGRIIEASKEGKTFKIPLKDKLVCWIVNNWDVQFKRVQYFEELRKHIQIDIYGGAFERKLSQKEYFRILLSCKFYLSFENSIYKDYFTEKLFNPMKVGTVPVVLGPPRENYEEFLPADSFIHVDDFESPQELAEHLKFLDQKQEAYEEYFTWRQHLTAEVTYFPLEQACRICDHIKRHKGYSVFTNLNKWYWD; this comes from the coding sequence ATGAAGTTCGAACATCCTGTGGGATACCAACTGATCATCCTGGTGCTCTTCACCCTACTGTGTTTGGAAGGATTAGTCTACCTTCTGTACATGTCGTCTAGAAGTTTGCACTTGGGTAATAATGAAATGCCAAAGTGCAATATtgttaaaaaagaagaagaagacactgTGGTTTTGATTTGGAGCTGGCCGTTTGGACATTGGCACAATCTGGGGACACACAAGCTCTGCAGCAAGCTGTTCAACATCATGGGCTGTCGCTTAACAGATGACCGAGGCGAGTACGACAAAGTTCATGGAGTCATATTTCATCACAGAGACATCTACGATAACGTGTTTGAGCTGCTGGGGATGAGGAGACCACCGCTGCAGAAGTGGGTTTGGATGAACATGGAGTCTCCTAGGAATTCTGAGAGGCAAGCCGAGTTTGACGGGTTGTTCAACCTGACGGCGAGTTATCGCAGAGATTCGGATATCTGGGTTCCTTATGGGAGAATCATAGAAGCATCTAAGGAGGGCAAAACCTTTAAAATTCCACTGAAGGACAAACTTGTCTGCTGGATCGTCAACAACTGGGACGTACAATTTAAACGAGTCCAATATTTTGAAGAATTAAGGAAACACATTCAAATAGACATATACGGTGGGGCATTTGAAAGAAAACTAAGTCAAAAAGAGTATTTCAGAATCTTGCTGAGCTGTAAATTCTACTTATCATTCGAGAACTCCATCTACAAAGACTACTTCACAGAGAAGCTGTTTAACCCCATGAAAGTCGGCACGGTTCCTGTGGTTCTTGGTCCACCCAGGGAGAACTATGAGGAATTCCTTCCagcagattcattcattcatgtggaCGATTTTGAGTCCCCTCAGGAACTGGCAGAACATCTCAAATTTCTGGACCAGAAGCAGGAAGCTTATGAAGAGTACTTTACCTGGAGACAACACTTGACTGCTGAAGTGACTTATTTCCCTCTGGAACAGGCTTGTCGTATTTGTGATCATATAAAAAGACACAAAGGCTACAGTGTGTTTACAAATCTCAATAAATGGTACTGGGATTAG